The Anolis carolinensis isolate JA03-04 chromosome 2, rAnoCar3.1.pri, whole genome shotgun sequence genome contains the following window.
agatttacacaaaaaatgttgagcacaaatatctagaaatgttttattacggttgaaaaaatctgattcgaagagggtctgtctgtgttagtttgcttttgctgacaagctgcagagaggcgagaaaaagggagggaggctgttaaagtggtgttgaggctcagaaagttttccttgttatttctgaggaacaaaggctgttttcttaaaaagttttcctttgcacctgggcctcatgccaaaaagatagtggaaaaatcttggcagacagtccaaggtaaaaacaATAAGTCTGTTAGAATGTTTCTTCCCTGTCATTctggttaaactcaggcgaaatgcccagagaaagataatggaattccagtggacagccaaggtcaatgaaagccgctgtgaactagtgaagttttaaaaatgtaatgtgaatttaatatgaaaaaaaaagaaagaaaatgatgatgtaaatgtgtatatatatatatatatatatatatattggggttctgtctttcacctggatcttaaatccttgctttggacttgttttgggacaactgggtgagaatgtttcatgagctgagagagagtgtgtgactttatctaaacaactaaccactaatcagaattcctgtggaccttgtgtgaatgagatgtatgtgttgaattcaaaatgcataaagagttataaacaatgttagtagatttgttcagaagcaattcggaagctgtagatatttttttttttggaaaaaaaatggtcttaggcttgaaaaaaaaatccttgttttgaaagaacaatgcttcagtgtttttagagaacatggtgatacaacagataagagctggacatctgcccagaaattgaatctcaaaaaaaaaaaaaaaatgagcctgaacaagtgtacttttgaaaactcaagcctctgtgggctactccccctttttctgttctacagactgtttaaaccccttacaggttatagggaaatgttggaggttcttttttgcagcactttggaatacaggtgatcttggtgagtcaagaagaaggagaaggaatgtgaatgaatgttttggaaaggagatggatgctgaagggagaggacaaggagaggagttattggttgtagagactttgtatggaaaactgtcacaagttggcagtgcaaaaaaaatatttatttttgaaaaaaaaaattgaccccatattcctgacacagaaggattaagaactgacattgatttttaaatttttgattgacattttattcaaaaagggagctagtgcccaagtgataaaaagttatccttttgagaaccaaagacatgatataattggctacgtctcatgttgcttcataataattttgtgagatttggattctggactttgtgattttggcccaactctttctaaaggttacggaaagggaggactaggacttttgtaaacgggacattagatcatgcaaataggggcatttttccatcgcccccagcctggattttgccagatttgagaagcggcaggaggcttttcaacgtgtgttactaacaaattttgatctgttcaacgagtcagtgtaaaaggggaattgagtaagttacactgcagcaggactggagtggaagattgcattgcagcaagtggatagacgattgttaaatcgtttgcggaaaagaaaagaaaaagatgtggagaagaaagattttgttggatttcaagacagatgagtgtgttgtcaaaggcacaacctctgaggaggcctgccgtggatgtgagcgaaacgactggagagagtgcttcaagagccatacagcctggaaggatgagtatttccctccccttcttttccctctcattgttttttgctacaggtcctgaactcctgtatgggataaacccagaagtctatgagacatgtttattgagaggcctgggagggcctataggtgttgctgagtgctaaggctgtgatggagtgtggcatcaggctggaggctgtaagggctgaccaactcaacaacatacaattttctattttgacccaactctcctggttagaaccttttgtaacgggacattgcaaataattcggatttttgccggatttgagagacaatgagggactttttcatatgccatctaacaaccttgctttttaagccaaaaggaggatatagcacggaggcaatgtgacaaagaataaaataagttaaccattgcagcaggaccagagtaaaaaggattactgcagatcgcgaaagaaggcccatggaggaatcatttctcaagaggccatggaggggtcgtttgggagctgaatagtggcctacctgccccacccgtggagagacaagggatttcaacaagattggctgagacaaaagtgatgccgaacaggatgatcgacagatgggtaatccgttccccctcccccattctctctcactgtcttcctgctttctttttcagcgttttggactcctgttcctaaattggagatccataaggcattgttactgagaggcctgttttccaaaatggagatccataaggcattattactggaaggcctgttttggaatccaaaacagtttaagtctaccccacgccacacgctgggtatactgggtatgacagctaaagccctgtgagagatggagattttctttacagacttttctttacacagagacaattcttagagactagagacttgattggacaaagagactttcttcaaattaactgaacattattcctttgatcaaggaagaggaaacacacccccagtttgactttatgccaaagactgaaaagacctgaaagttggacatgtatgtgaatggccacctcgggccatagcaacaaatccatcatcggaagaagccaaatgactgggctagatcagaattctactgtggactatgtcctttctaaaacctgattaatatttttaatcctcatgtgttgtttacctctggtgatgaaactatgtacaaatgctattctgcgctcattctccactgaaaagatagcttggctgcaagctagaagggattggagggacccataagtctgctcatttagtttgcttcagcttttgtatacacgcttcgaaaaaaaaaaaatgggggaataaggcaggaatgaaggggtaggaggaaatggccatataaggaggtacgagcaggccaggaacacagccgatgggttatcacatgatttccccgaaatcatgtgttttgagagaaacgaaagtaatgaaatgtaatactgcaccacaaatatgcaccaatggtttgatatgtgggcggtcgtaaactgaacccactgaattgtataaatagacacttgaccctgtcggcggggttctcccttttcagcatctagttgtgcgtgggatgaacctctgcagctgcaggaactttagtaaactgctttctttggaaaaaaactccagttgtctgtctcctacttccactgtgtccgcacagacacacgacaagctgagaagaggggaagtctggcttccgctacactATGGCACTAATAGTAGTTTGAAGTATAAAAAAGGTACACCCCAGTTAATACTGTGTTCCTGGGCATTCATTCCTGAATAGAAAATTTTATAGTAACTGTATGGAAGGAATAAGCATAAACTCCTGCACTAccaaaaagaagagcagttcaacaaaTTCCAGCAGGCTTTGGCCCTATTTACGatagaaactgtattatatggtcagtgtagacttatataatgtcGTTCAGTGCCTACATTATACGAGTCTATactgagcatataatgcagtttcaaactgtagatGGGGCATTTGTGAGTTGTGAAATGAAACAGCCAGTTCAAGTAAGCCCTTGTCtaaacaaaaatacagtagagtctcgcttatccaatgttctggattatccaatgtagtctgccttctgcccggatccacagctgtttctttaggcagcaaggactgaactttttacggatttaacttccgacaataataataataataataataataataataataattattattattattattattattattattattactttatttttgtaccccgccccatctccccgaagggactcggggcggcttacatggggcctggcccgataaaacaaacaaataacagtaacaaagcaataaaacaattatcccagtaaaaaacaccaacatcaataaaaacaatcattaaaatcaacaagcaggatacagtgttaaaaacagaagactaattcgtagatcccaggcgaattacagtaacaatgttgttactgtaattcattttgtgcaattctaaatttatttgtaatcaatttgttagtagccaatgtttttatagtcagtgttttcaatacattgcaatgttttggtgctaaatttgtaaatacagtaattactacataacgtcatcatgtattgaactgcgttttctgtcgatttgttgtaaaacatgatgttttggtgcttaatttgtaaaattataatgcaatttgatgtttaataggcttttcctgaatcactccttattattcaacattttcgcttatacaacgttctgccggcccgtttatgttggataagtgagactattgtaTTTCCAACCTTATTGAGAAACTATTAAACACTTCTCCCAAAAGATTTCCAATCATTTTTTTTCACAAGCTTTGACTTTGCTTATGTTTCACATTTTGGTGGTCAGATTTACAGATCTATACCTTTCTAAAAACATGCTGTGGGTAGTTAGTGAATCGGGCTACTCTATTTCCTTCTATTATCAATTGACAATTCGAAACTGAAAAGTAATGCATTCTGGCCTCTGCCACCAGTGAGGAAACAAAAGGCCATGGCTAGAGAAATGCTGCTTCCATAAACTAGAGAGTTGTCAATGCAaggacatcacaacctctgaggatgcctgctctagatgtgggtgaaaacgtcaggagagaatgtttctggaacatggccatacagcctggaaaacttacagcaacccaaggaACTTCCTTTCCTCCCCGAAACAATGCTAAAGTTGCATCTgtgagtgtcagctcaccacagccgctcctgaatgaacacacgagactctctgtgatatcaccagaaacttttactgtaggaaacatgaacatcaaaaaagccaagaatgggaggctccggccaaccatcctttatataccctccccctcatttgaaaagtctcttcccgctcagtaaaaccccgcgcaaattccccgccaagaccagcagccgtttcttctccgagtcctgagccgcaggtgtcttatcaatgtcagtgaccctgaaactcagagccacatccaggctctagtagcagggttctgacatggcgtcctcctccccttcgtcctggaaggaaaagattaaacacaactattgttctccgctgtccagagttcctttatacttttttaacaggctgcaatggaataccgggtgtacctttcctaggtccttaggtagcctcagctcataggtcacttcgtttattctttttgctaccctgaacggccctatatagcgtggagccaattttttagatgggaaccccaatttcaggttttttgtgctcagccaaaccagatccccttcgcccaatttgtccccctctcggcgcctacgatctgcaaagagcttgtacttcttttgtgtttcccgcaatgcctccaccacggtctgccacccttgcttaattttggccggccattccttgtcggtctggccctctccttccttccactcgggtagcctggggaaaggtgccacctcctgtccgtatactatttcgaatggggcacgacctgtggccgaatgtacggccccgttaaaagccatctcagcaaacggtagaaggtccgcccaatcgtcctgtctataattggtgtacatcctcaagaattggcacagtgtctgttgggtacgttcgacccccccgttggttgcgggatgaaaagccgagctcaggttcctttctgctcctaacagctgtaagaattttccccaaaattttgccgtaaattggactccccggtcgctaattattttgtcgggacacccatgtaggcgatatacatgcttcacatacaaatcagcaagtttttcagctgaggggagttttggtagggccacaaagtgtgcctgttttgagaataggtccaatattgtccaaatgtatctgtggcctctgctggggggtagttcgcctacaaaatccatggccacgcattcccatggcctcatgggctccaccaccttctgcaatagcccctggggcttccccggtggtgtttttccctctgcgcataattcacactgcgtgacgtaccccctggcgtctttcctcattccgggccaccagcattgtttggccaacagtttaatagtcctggtggggcctagatgacccgcacccttgttatcgtggcacttccttaacatttctcgtcttaaacattcaggaatatacaatttcttatttacaaacaccaaatccccacacaattctcccttttctttgttagtttgtaaccatttgtccattccatacgctcgcttcaactcttcctcccatatttctcctccccccgtggaaatggcagtacgtttgttttctttggccgcttgtgctcgagttagtactgccaggccccactgcttatctaggaacaggctcccttcagattcctgaattcctcccccgtgctgaggcatccgagagagagcgtcagcgagtatgttatgtttcccctggaagaatctgagtctgaaatcaaaacggctgaaatattgggcccatctaatttgcttcgctgatagtttacgaggggatcttagatactgtaaatttctatgatcagtccacacctcaaacggtgttccacttccttccagaaagtgtctccagcactctagtgcttttagaatcgctaaggcttctctctcccaaatcggccagtttttttctgtatcgctaaacttttttgacagatagccacatggcttcaggttccccccctcgtctttctgcagcagaactgccccatatgcccggtctgacgcatcgcaatgtaatacaaaggccttagacatatcagggtgctgtaggacaggttcctcagtaaaacgctttttaagggcttcgaaagcttcctggcattctattgtccatgtcagtttggcccctggggccttcactttggctgtttctcccctgcctttagtttttaacaaatccgttaatggcaaagtgaggcgcgcaaagtccttgataaatgttctatagaagtttgcgaaccctaggaaggattgcagctgcttccgtgttttgggggcttcccacccccgcacgtcttccaccttcgcagggtccatcgccactccctgggaggaaatcctataccccagaaagtctatctggtctttattgaactcgcacttggcaagcttcgcatacagtttcgcttccctcaacttttgtaggacttccctgactagttctacgtgttgctccttagtccgagacattatcaatatgtcatctaaaaaaataaagactcccttgtacaacaatggatgcaatacttcgttgattaattgcatgaacgcggcccctcccccgcacaaaccgaaggggagcacacgataattgaataatccgaatgcgcaggagaaggccgtcttccacctgtcctctggtttgatctgcaatttatggtaggcctcaattaagtccaatttagtgaatatctgtccttccgataactgggcgatcaagtccttcactaagggtagggggtatttatttacagtactgattgcatttaggcccctgtagtcaatgcagagcctcagcgtttggtcctttttccgcctgaacaacacaggcgcccctaaaggggaatttgaaggctctatgaaacccctcgctaggtttttatcaatgtattttctcagttcctccttttccctagctgacatcgggtatatttttgccttgggaagctctgctcctgggactagctctattttcacttcaactctccgcttcggtgggaaattgtctgcttccttctcatcaaacacgtccacaaaatcccgatactctgggggtaatttatctgccagatctgctattctgatagagtcttcctccccccttttccctggctccctctccccttcctggctcccttcttccaaattcatcctgaagatcatgctcttatcctcccagttgatttgcgggttggcctgccccagccacggcatgcctagtataacgttatagctggctatttgtgatatcacaaatgacacctttccttcccaactccctatcttacactttacatcttcggcactgtacttagctaacgatcccgatgctgtggatccgtccaactgcgaaaaagctattggggattctaggttcgttctttcgcatcccaatccctcggctaattcaggggagatgatgttcctggaacatccacaatccacaaatgctttgcaggttgcttgtttgctgccattttcaagctgaatggggaccactatcatagctttgtcctgacttaccaacccccccgagtggtgcctcatcggtggttcttcctcggcgcgtttccctgccacggctcttggtttgggcgggcctccgccttccccttttctctgccagcactcggcagccctgtggcccaaccggccgcacacgaagcagccactcctgctggcgctcacgttccctgtcggctccgctctcctcccggctggggttgatccctccttccggctcccctctttcatctgcggccgctgctgtagccctcctcggtgcctcctcgcctgggccagcgatgtctcgacgcgccccgccagctgaatccatccgcgcagtgtgtcaggctcatcacgatgcaccgcccaggagaggatctcccgcctgagaccctctttgaagagttctatctttgttactgcagaccattccggcaccttttcggcgaggcattggaactcctccgcatactcagataccgacctctgcccctgggagacggtcttcaacttctccctcgcccggatctgctccagtggatctcggaaacgggtctccagggcccccataaagcgtcggagtgaccccagacatgggtcgcgccgcgcgtgcagctgaacgtaccagctggccgctcccctcttcaacactgcaccaatggcccgtatccggctggattccgttctaaaagtgtgagcattgtcctccatatagcccctcaccgtggtcaggaaaaaatccagttcagaggactctcccccaaactcgatccttagttcctctcgtctcggtaggggtccctgtggtggcaatccccaattctccgcccgtcgcaagcccccttgcggaccagtgggccccgctgctgcttctcttggccctgtgccacgcccggcattcgccaggggcaccagggtctcagctgggagcgtagctgggattctcggaggtttttccccttcgtcgtcactctcctccacccgcgtcaggcttgtttgggtcttgggccgggcgccgggctcctttcgcatttcccttcccttcggtgctgggaggtctgcaaagccctggctgcttcccacgctcacgtcccacattgagccagcccgaatttcccttcctctctctggctccgccaaaaacgccaggcgttccatcgccctcgacatcactgccagggtggtctccatcgccgacatcctctcctccagaaacaccatcctttgtgggcctggggaaggtgaaccttcctctcctccggtgctgtctccccgcaccactccacgcctctgggttaccccatttggctgggcataagcggtggatgacgccagggccgccagctggtggaactcagcgtccggctcgggagtggccctttccgaccttcctcctcctgcgcccaagagctcttcatcctccacttgcatgttacacctcaccgctacagcgggatggtgtccgtattcttggcttagtgtcagctcaccacagccgctcctgaatgaacacacgagactctctgtgatatcaccagaaacttttactgtaggaaacatgaacatcaaaaaagccaagaatgggaggctccggccaaccatcctttatataccctccccctcatttgaaaagtctcttcccgctcagtaaaaccccgcgcaaattccccgccaagaccagcagccgtttcttctccgagtcctgagccgcaggtgtcttatcaatgtcagtgaccctgaaactcagagccacatccaggctctagtagcagggttctgacatgtgAGTACCTCTTTCTTTTGTC
Protein-coding sequences here:
- the LOC134297074 gene encoding uncharacterized protein LOC134297074, translating into MVGRSLPFLAFLMFMFPTVKVSGDITESLVCSFRSGCGELTLSQEYGHHPAVAVRCNMQVEDEELLGAGGGRSERATPEPDAEFHQLAALASSTAYAQPNGVTQRRGVVRGDSTGGEEGSPSPGPQRMVFLEERMSAMETTLAVMSRAMERLAFLAEPERGREIRAGSMWDVSVGSSQGFADLPAPKGREMRKEPGARPKTQTSLTRVEESDDEGEKPPRIPATLPAETLVPLANAGRGTGPREAAAGPTGPQGGLRRAENWGLPPQGPLPRREELRIEFGGESSELDFFLTTVRGYMEDNAHTFRTESSRIRAIGAVLKRGAASWYVQLHARRDPCLGSLRRFMGALETRFRDPLEQIRAREKLKTVSQGQRSVSEYAEEFQCLAEKVPEWSAVTKIELFKEGLRREILSWAVHRDEPDTLRGWIQLAGRVETSLAQARRHRGGLQQRPQMKEGSRKEGSTPAGRRAEPTGNVSASRSGCFVCGRLGHRAAECWQRKGEGGGPPKPRAVAGKRAEEEPPMRHHSGGLDEGEEDAMSEPCY